A single Cannabis sativa cultivar Pink pepper isolate KNU-18-1 chromosome 7, ASM2916894v1, whole genome shotgun sequence DNA region contains:
- the LOC115698009 gene encoding probable glutathione S-transferase — protein sequence MGEEVKLYGARGSPFSNRVNIALKLKGVEYKYYEEDLKNKSTSLLKYNPIHKKVPAFVHNGKPLAESLVILEYIDETWKTHPILPQHPYERAQARFWSRFIDDKIVTTTIKVVKVKEEQKNALEEVSEYLEILEKELKEKYFGGESIGMVDLAGNFIAQWIPTIEELMGVEILTEAKFPKLCKWSHDFATHPVVKEVSPSKEELVAIFKPRWSPTN from the exons atggGAGAAGAAGTGAAGCTTTATGGTGCTAGGGGAAGCCCTTTTAGTAACAGAGTAAACATAGCTCTGAAACTCAAAGGAGTTGAATACAAATACTATGAAGAAGATCTGAAGAACAAGAGTACTTCCCTCCTcaaatataatccaattcaTAAGAAAGTTCCTGCCTTTGTCCACAATGGAAAGCCCTTAGCAGAGTCACTTGTAATTCTTGAATATATCGATGAGACATGGAAGACTCACCCCATCTTGCCTCAACACCCTTATGAAAGAGCTCAAGCCCGTTTCTGGAGTCGTTTCATTGATGACAAG ATCGTAACAACAACAATTAAAGTGGTTAAGGTGAAGGAGGAGCAGAAAAATGCGTTGGAAGAAGTAAGTGAGTACCTGGAGATCTTAGAGAAAGAGttgaaagaaaagtattttgGAGGAGAAAGCATTGGGATGGTGGACTTAGCAGGAAACTTCATAGCCCAATGGATCCCAACAATAGAAGAACTTATGGGAGTAGAGATATTGACAGAGGCGAAGTTTCCAAAGCTCTGTAAATGGAGCCATGATTTTGCTACTCATCCTGTGGTCAAGGAAGTATCGCCCTCTAAAGAAGAACTCGTTGCTATCTTCAAGCCTCGTTGGAGCCCCACCAACTGA